The Bacteroidota bacterium genome window below encodes:
- a CDS encoding multicopper oxidase domain-containing protein: protein MIKKALGLGALISVPGSLIQKELYASERNDFLLKPLSNQVTGNALRFPPVLSGNTMTASVTNQTVWPGQTTPLVTINNSYPGPTIIIQKGSTLNVNFTNNLTEDSVLHWHGILAPEIMDGHPKYPVHPGQTYNYTFPIVQRAGTYWYHPHADMLTASQAFKGLAGFFIVTDPDEASLNLPSGNFDIPLCIQDRRSVDIPQFNYNPNADDKMYGMLGDIPLINGTPDAYFQVSKTLYRFRLLNGSNARVYKIAFSDSRSFYIIGTDGGLKDAPVAATSFYLSPGERVEILFDFSPYTIGQSVTLKSLPFAGTGGTTYQQGTEMNLLRFDITSNTSSGGVVPAALTPITYYNNADVVRTRNFTLSHVTSGGMTGMHRINGLTFQMDRIDFEVPQNGLEKWQITNATGDFHPMHSHGILFQVYSRNGNTTLAPNDKGWKETVLVNPYEQVAVLVKFTQYKGLYLWHCHNLEHEDDGMMLNFKVVDPIGINEQTNGVPNDFRLHQNYPNPFNPSTKIKYDVPANGGNVEIKIFDNTGKELETLVNEILPAGKYETQWNAGNYSSGVYYCKLITANFTESIKMLLMK from the coding sequence ATGATTAAAAAAGCATTGGGCTTGGGTGCTTTAATTTCTGTTCCGGGAAGTTTAATTCAAAAAGAACTTTACGCGAGCGAAAGAAATGATTTTCTTCTAAAACCTCTATCGAACCAAGTTACAGGAAATGCTTTACGGTTTCCTCCTGTTCTATCCGGAAATACTATGACAGCTTCGGTAACGAATCAAACTGTCTGGCCCGGTCAAACCACTCCATTAGTTACTATAAATAATTCATATCCCGGACCTACAATTATTATTCAGAAGGGTTCTACTCTAAATGTAAACTTCACTAATAATTTAACGGAAGATAGTGTCCTTCACTGGCACGGAATACTTGCGCCGGAAATTATGGACGGACATCCTAAATATCCTGTTCATCCCGGACAAACTTATAATTATACGTTTCCGATTGTGCAGCGTGCAGGTACTTACTGGTATCATCCGCATGCAGATATGCTTACGGCTTCGCAGGCATTCAAGGGGCTTGCAGGATTTTTTATTGTAACTGATCCCGATGAAGCTTCTTTAAATCTACCAAGCGGAAATTTTGATATTCCATTATGCATACAGGATAGGCGCAGCGTTGACATTCCGCAATTCAATTATAATCCAAATGCCGATGATAAAATGTATGGAATGCTTGGAGATATACCGCTCATTAACGGAACGCCGGATGCATATTTTCAGGTAAGCAAAACTTTGTACAGATTCAGATTACTTAACGGTTCAAATGCGCGGGTTTATAAAATTGCATTTTCCGATAGCAGAAGCTTTTACATAATTGGAACTGACGGAGGATTGAAAGATGCTCCTGTTGCAGCAACTTCATTCTATTTATCTCCCGGTGAGCGCGTAGAAATTCTTTTTGATTTTTCACCTTATACAATCGGTCAAAGTGTTACTCTGAAATCTCTTCCTTTCGCAGGTACAGGCGGAACTACATACCAGCAGGGTACAGAAATGAATTTGTTAAGATTTGACATAACATCGAATACATCTTCAGGCGGAGTAGTGCCTGCAGCTTTAACACCGATTACTTATTATAATAATGCTGACGTTGTAAGGACAAGAAATTTTACACTATCACATGTCACATCGGGCGGAATGACAGGTATGCACAGAATAAACGGACTCACATTCCAGATGGATAGAATTGATTTTGAAGTCCCGCAAAACGGACTTGAGAAATGGCAGATAACAAATGCAACGGGTGACTTTCATCCGATGCACAGCCATGGTATACTGTTTCAGGTTTATTCAAGAAACGGAAATACAACATTAGCGCCGAACGATAAAGGCTGGAAAGAAACAGTGCTTGTAAATCCTTATGAACAGGTTGCAGTACTAGTAAAATTTACTCAATATAAGGGACTATATTTGTGGCACTGTCATAATCTTGAACATGAAGATGACGGCATGATGCTCAATTTTAAAGTTGTTGATCCTATTGGAATTAACGAACAAACAAACGGAGTTCCGAATGACTTCCGTCTGCATCAGAATTATCCGAACCCGTTTAATCCGTCAACTAAGATTAAATACGATGTACCTGCTAACGGCGGTAATGTTGAAAT
- a CDS encoding cation transporter, protein MPHIKNILFVLLAVAFLAGCNKAKNDSTAENKSPDTKAVGEVVKINLPTMQCATCKKTIETAMKKVDGVNSINVSVKDKIATIDYDKNKTNQDKIENEITLIGYDANGKKKNEAAYEKLEDCCKIGGH, encoded by the coding sequence ATGCCTCACATTAAAAATATTTTATTTGTTTTACTTGCCGTAGCTTTTTTAGCAGGATGCAATAAAGCAAAAAACGACAGCACAGCAGAAAATAAATCGCCTGATACAAAAGCTGTAGGCGAAGTAGTAAAAATTAATCTCCCGACAATGCAATGCGCTACATGTAAGAAAACTATTGAAACGGCTATGAAAAAAGTTGATGGAGTAAACTCTATCAATGTTAGCGTTAAAGATAAAATAGCAACAATTGATTACGACAAAAATAAAACCAATCAGGATAAGATAGAGAACGAAATTACTTTAATAGGTTACGATGCGAACGGAAAGAAAAAAAATGAAGCTGCCTACGAAAAGCTGGAAGACTGCTGTAAAATCGGCGGTCATTGA
- a CDS encoding class I SAM-dependent methyltransferase — MEQEEINKYFEGNKKLWNERTSIHVKSDFYDNESFLAGKNSLNKIEIDEIGDVKGKSVLHLQCHFGQDTLSFARMGAKATGVDFSDEAIKNAREMNDKLGLEAEFINCNVYDLKNHMDKKFDIIFTSYGVIGWLPDLNEWGNIINHFLKPGGTFYIIEFHPMVWMFDDNFERFEYSYFTTKKPIEISSTTTYASSTEKLQGVIEYSWNHAISETLNGLILADLKIEFVHEFPYSPYNIFPDMYQEADGYWRMRKFGEKLPMLFSIKAKK, encoded by the coding sequence ATGGAACAGGAAGAAATAAATAAATACTTTGAAGGGAATAAAAAACTCTGGAATGAGAGAACTTCTATTCATGTAAAATCCGATTTTTACGATAACGAATCTTTTCTTGCAGGAAAAAACTCATTAAATAAAATTGAGATTGATGAGATAGGAGACGTTAAAGGAAAATCTGTTCTCCATCTGCAATGCCATTTCGGCCAGGATACACTTTCATTTGCAAGAATGGGAGCAAAGGCTACGGGAGTTGATTTCTCCGATGAAGCTATCAAAAATGCAAGAGAGATGAATGACAAGCTTGGTCTTGAGGCTGAATTCATTAACTGCAATGTATATGATTTAAAAAATCATATGGATAAAAAATTCGATATTATTTTTACATCATACGGAGTCATCGGCTGGCTGCCGGACCTTAACGAATGGGGAAATATAATAAACCATTTCCTGAAGCCCGGCGGTACATTCTATATAATAGAATTTCATCCCATGGTATGGATGTTCGATGACAACTTTGAAAGATTTGAGTATTCTTATTTTACAACAAAGAAACCAATAGAAATATCTTCCACAACAACTTATGCAAGCAGCACAGAAAAACTGCAGGGCGTAATTGAATATAGCTGGAACCATGCAATCTCCGAAACATTAAACGGGTTAATACTGGCAGATTTGAAAATCGAATTCGTTCACGAATTCCCATATTCGCCATACAATATTTTTCCGGATATGTATCAGGAAGCCGACGGCTACTGGCGGATGAGAAAGTTCGGAGAAAAACTTCCTATGCTTTTTTCAATAAAAGCCAAAAAATAA
- a CDS encoding acyl-CoA thioesterase: protein MSLLLPKKVKDSQVQMVELVLPNDTNILGNLLGGRLMHWMDIAAALAASRHCNNVAVTASVDNLNFHMPIKLGNIVRLKASVNRAFRSSMEVGVRVEVESIKSGELYLSNSAYLTFVNLDPVTMKPIPVPEIIPETEEEIKRFEQALQRRDQRLASKNGIYDRKK from the coding sequence ATGAGTTTGCTTCTTCCTAAAAAAGTTAAAGATTCACAGGTTCAAATGGTTGAGCTTGTTCTGCCAAATGATACTAATATTCTCGGAAATCTTTTGGGAGGAAGATTAATGCACTGGATGGATATTGCTGCAGCTCTTGCTGCATCAAGGCATTGCAATAATGTAGCAGTCACAGCCTCTGTCGATAATCTTAATTTTCATATGCCTATCAAGCTCGGCAACATTGTCCGCTTAAAGGCATCTGTTAACAGGGCGTTCAGAAGCTCAATGGAAGTTGGTGTAAGAGTAGAGGTAGAATCTATTAAATCCGGTGAATTATATTTATCTAACAGCGCTTACTTAACTTTTGTAAATCTTGACCCTGTCACAATGAAACCAATTCCTGTTCCGGAAATTATTCCTGAAACAGAAGAGGAAATAAAACGTTTTGAACAGGCACTTCAAAGAAGAGACCAGCGTCTGGCTTCAAAAAACGGAATCTACGACCGTAAGAAATAA
- the bamD gene encoding outer membrane protein assembly factor BamD, whose amino-acid sequence MKLGKSSHSYLKSICIIFALCFSAAIFSSCGSSSKSDREINDDPEKAYDIAYKKYQSGDYYDAIEDFGLIKLRYSGTKVIDKAIFYLGMSYYARKEYVLAAYEFEYLLKNYSGSELAMKARYQLALCYYGLSPAYNLDQTYTKYAIQEFKNFMDLYPKDALVSDCEKRITELKNKLALKEYKSAEQYMILGNYKSAIIYYDALLDEYFETDLADDALYGKIQALIAKKKYSDAKKEIERFESKFKSSDLLQKVVNIKNNLPS is encoded by the coding sequence TTGAAATTAGGAAAAAGCTCACATTCATATCTAAAGTCTATTTGTATTATTTTTGCCCTCTGTTTTTCAGCAGCAATATTTTCATCCTGCGGAAGTTCAAGTAAAAGTGACAGGGAAATAAACGACGATCCTGAAAAAGCATACGATATAGCATATAAAAAATATCAGAGCGGGGACTACTATGATGCCATTGAAGATTTTGGTTTGATAAAACTAAGATACTCCGGAACTAAAGTTATAGATAAAGCTATTTTTTATCTTGGCATGAGTTATTACGCCAGAAAAGAATACGTACTTGCTGCATATGAATTTGAGTACCTGCTAAAAAATTATTCCGGTTCAGAACTGGCTATGAAAGCAAGATACCAGCTGGCTTTATGTTACTATGGTTTATCACCTGCATATAATCTGGATCAGACGTATACAAAATACGCTATTCAGGAGTTCAAGAATTTCATGGACTTATATCCCAAAGATGCTTTGGTTTCCGATTGTGAAAAAAGAATTACTGAACTGAAAAATAAACTCGCATTAAAAGAATATAAGTCAGCTGAGCAGTACATGATTCTCGGTAATTACAAATCAGCGATTATTTATTACGATGCTTTGCTTGATGAATATTTCGAAACTGATTTAGCCGATGATGCTCTTTACGGAAAAATTCAGGCATTAATTGCCAAGAAAAAATATTCCGATGCGAAAAAAGAAATAGAGAGATTTGAAAGTAAATTTAAAAGCAGCGACCTACTTCAAAAAGTTGTAAATATTAAAAATAATCTTCCATCATAA
- a CDS encoding Glu/Leu/Phe/Val dehydrogenase: MSTETKYKEPAPYKRGEANPFESMMVRFDKAAELCKLDEGLYNYLKYPVKQVIVSIPVAMDSGKLEVFEGYRVIHDNILGPSKGGIRYAPDVDLDEVKALASWMTWKCAIANIPYGGAKGGVKCDPSKLSKTELEKITRRYTANMLDVFGPDTDIPAPDMNTDEQVMAWIMDTYSMHKRNTVTGVVTGKPIVIGGSLGRREATGRGVMIATLSALKKMEINPEDTTCVVQGFGNVGSVSADLLHKQGVRIVAISDVSGGYYNPTGINVQEAIDYVAKNRSLAGGNFGEKVSNEELLELPCDILVPAAKEDQISAHNAGNIKAKLIVEGANGPTSADADQILRENKVMVIPDILANSGGVIVSYFEWVQDRIGYFWEEDDVNNRLNRMMREAFENVYNTAIKYDTTLRLGAYVYAIDKVAQVLKLRGIYG, encoded by the coding sequence ATGTCGACTGAAACTAAGTATAAAGAGCCCGCTCCTTATAAAAGAGGCGAAGCAAATCCGTTCGAAAGCATGATGGTACGATTTGACAAGGCAGCAGAATTATGCAAACTAGATGAAGGATTATATAATTATTTAAAATATCCGGTAAAACAAGTTATTGTTTCTATACCGGTAGCGATGGACAGCGGTAAGCTTGAAGTGTTTGAAGGCTACAGAGTAATTCATGATAACATTTTAGGACCATCAAAGGGCGGAATTCGTTATGCTCCCGATGTTGATCTTGACGAAGTAAAAGCGCTTGCATCATGGATGACATGGAAATGCGCGATTGCAAATATTCCTTACGGAGGCGCTAAGGGCGGCGTTAAATGCGATCCTTCAAAATTATCAAAAACAGAATTAGAAAAAATCACAAGAAGATATACAGCAAATATGCTTGATGTGTTCGGACCTGACACAGATATTCCTGCTCCGGATATGAACACAGATGAACAGGTAATGGCATGGATAATGGATACATACAGCATGCACAAAAGAAATACTGTAACAGGTGTTGTAACAGGTAAGCCGATTGTTATCGGCGGTTCACTCGGAAGAAGAGAAGCAACAGGACGAGGAGTTATGATTGCAACTCTTTCTGCTTTAAAGAAAATGGAAATCAATCCTGAAGATACAACATGCGTAGTACAGGGCTTCGGAAACGTAGGTTCTGTCAGCGCAGATTTATTACACAAACAAGGTGTAAGAATCGTTGCTATCAGTGATGTATCAGGCGGATATTATAATCCAACAGGTATTAATGTTCAGGAAGCAATTGATTACGTTGCTAAGAACAGATCACTTGCGGGCGGAAACTTCGGAGAGAAAGTGTCAAACGAAGAATTACTCGAGCTTCCATGTGATATACTTGTACCTGCTGCAAAAGAAGACCAGATCTCTGCACACAATGCAGGAAACATCAAAGCAAAATTAATTGTTGAAGGTGCTAACGGTCCTACATCAGCCGATGCTGATCAGATCCTAAGAGAAAACAAAGTAATGGTTATCCCTGACATTCTTGCAAACTCAGGCGGAGTTATAGTTTCATACTTCGAATGGGTACAGGATAGAATTGGTTACTTCTGGGAAGAAGATGATGTTAACAACAGACTGAACAGAATGATGAGAGAAGCATTTGAAAACGTTTACAATACAGCTATAAAATATGACACCACACTTCGTTTAGGTGCATATGTTTACGCAATTGATAAGGTTGCCCAGGTTCTGAAACTAAGAGGAATCTACGGTTAA
- a CDS encoding GIY-YIG nuclease family protein — MYYTYILKSSSTGKIYIGHTDNLENRLKEHNAKGKSLYTSKKGPWKIIWSKEFPDRGGAMNFENNLKRLKNKKEYITQLLES; from the coding sequence ATGTACTACACATATATTTTAAAATCTTCTTCTACCGGTAAAATATATATAGGGCATACCGATAACTTAGAGAACAGATTAAAAGAGCATAATGCCAAGGGCAAGTCTCTTTACACAAGTAAAAAAGGTCCCTGGAAAATTATCTGGAGCAAAGAGTTTCCTGATAGAGGCGGGGCAATGAATTTTGAAAATAATCTGAAAAGGTTAAAGAACAAGAAGGAATACATTACTCAGTTACTTGAAAGTTAA
- a CDS encoding 5'-nucleotidase C-terminal domain-containing protein yields the protein MIKKIFNTSLLILLFASSVSFSQESDNIKDVTILHWNDFHARNLPYRVTKKNNDTGTDSTYYVGGTASMLGYLNKYRTANSLILNGGDDFQGTPISSLTRGKSQIELLNLYSLDAFVVGNHEFDYGELHLDSVLKEANFDVLSANVFLKTPNRTIGKPWVTKTINGVKFGIIGLTALDLMTLTVPKNVTDVQMLNTDSLINEGIKFCKDEKCNVIVLLTHIGLDNDKKLADKFYKDVDIIVGAHSHTALFKPTIKNNVFIVQAGSYARYLGKLDLKVDVSKDTVLSGYGKLIETVLDSTSFDIPAAKKVENMVASIQGDLLKVIGKLNKDWFSSYKMESNLGQWQADAMRKRFNTDLAVLNAGGIRKSLPKGEITVNDMWEINPFGNTVVIIKLTGKAVKQMFKNNLQTYVKEMDELGSSDLSIVSGLKVEYDGKKVLAGDDNFIVSIKTADGKDIDDNKIYTISTNNYLGGQFKKYYGDVGEEIILNDTNVIDRDVMIDAVIEQKVIEGTVENRLIDISKNK from the coding sequence ATGATAAAAAAAATATTTAACACTTCTTTACTTATTCTTTTATTTGCAAGCTCGGTTTCCTTTTCACAAGAGAGCGACAATATAAAGGACGTTACAATTCTCCACTGGAATGATTTTCATGCAAGAAACCTTCCCTACAGAGTAACTAAGAAAAACAATGATACCGGAACTGATTCAACCTATTACGTTGGCGGCACAGCGTCTATGCTTGGCTATCTGAACAAATACAGAACAGCAAACAGTCTTATCCTTAACGGCGGCGATGATTTTCAGGGAACTCCTATTTCTTCACTTACCCGAGGCAAATCACAAATAGAATTGTTAAATCTTTACAGTCTCGATGCATTCGTTGTCGGTAATCATGAATTTGATTATGGTGAACTTCACCTTGATTCTGTTTTAAAAGAGGCAAACTTCGATGTGCTATCTGCAAATGTTTTTCTTAAAACCCCAAACAGAACCATTGGAAAACCTTGGGTAACAAAAACTATTAATGGAGTTAAGTTCGGAATAATCGGATTAACAGCATTGGATTTAATGACTCTCACAGTTCCTAAAAATGTTACGGATGTTCAGATGTTAAATACAGATTCGTTGATTAACGAAGGAATTAAATTCTGCAAAGATGAAAAGTGTAACGTGATAGTTTTATTAACTCACATCGGTTTAGATAACGATAAAAAATTAGCAGATAAATTTTACAAAGATGTTGATATAATCGTTGGCGCTCACTCGCATACGGCTCTTTTCAAGCCAACAATAAAAAACAATGTATTCATAGTTCAGGCAGGTTCGTATGCCAGATACCTTGGTAAACTTGACCTTAAAGTTGACGTATCAAAAGATACAGTTCTCTCCGGATACGGCAAGTTAATTGAAACGGTTCTCGATTCTACTTCATTTGATATTCCTGCAGCTAAAAAAGTTGAAAACATGGTTGCAAGCATACAGGGAGATTTATTAAAGGTAATCGGAAAACTGAATAAAGACTGGTTCTCTTCGTATAAAATGGAATCCAATTTAGGTCAGTGGCAGGCTGATGCAATGAGAAAAAGATTTAATACTGACTTGGCTGTTCTTAATGCAGGAGGAATAAGAAAAAGTCTCCCTAAGGGTGAAATTACGGTGAACGATATGTGGGAAATAAATCCATTTGGCAATACAGTTGTGATTATAAAGCTTACAGGAAAAGCTGTAAAGCAGATGTTCAAAAATAATCTTCAGACTTATGTTAAAGAAATGGATGAGCTTGGTTCCAGCGACTTATCTATTGTATCCGGATTAAAAGTAGAGTACGACGGAAAAAAAGTTTTAGCAGGTGATGATAACTTTATAGTTTCAATAAAAACTGCTGACGGAAAAGATATAGATGATAATAAAATTTATACTATTTCAACAAACAATTATCTCGGCGGGCAGTTCAAAAAATATTACGGTGATGTTGGCGAAGAAATAATTCTCAACGATACAAATGTAATCGACAGAGATGTTATGATTGATGCAGTTATTGAACAAAAAGTTATTGAAGGCACTGTTGAAAACAGATTAATTGATATTTCAAAAAACAAATAA
- a CDS encoding oxidative damage protection protein has protein sequence MAEERIVHCIKLGKDLPGLTKPPILGETGQRVYDNVSKEAFKMFLEHFKMVVNEYRLDLSSPSTDKIFEDQMQDYFFGAGMQLPEEYVPPTEE, from the coding sequence ATGGCTGAAGAGCGAATAGTACACTGTATAAAACTGGGAAAAGATTTACCCGGGCTGACTAAGCCGCCAATTTTAGGCGAAACCGGTCAAAGAGTTTACGATAATGTTTCAAAAGAAGCTTTCAAAATGTTTCTTGAACATTTTAAAATGGTTGTGAATGAGTACCGTCTCGATTTATCATCTCCGTCAACCGATAAAATATTCGAAGACCAGATGCAGGATTATTTCTTCGGAGCAGGAATGCAGCTCCCTGAAGAATATGTTCCGCCTACAGAAGAGTAA
- a CDS encoding PP2C family protein-serine/threonine phosphatase yields MDSIFDIDKYLTLPKEKSYQYSLDSSNMKLLKGMMVGVIIFFAISFTVSLAENGFSWGAMILLADLIILVSSLIIYKKIFNTGNIRKYVYYFFILHVIILIGIGLVNGNITNSKKNTNKNKKKTEQVAKDTVVKIHSDSTGSTNIKIGTSDDNSSDISPFIFFFSIALLVFRLNRNDILRLNFIFFIPPILVDIFILKNDALSNFLPSTITAAMFMGLALFIEHRRKRKFFKEYDLMYKKNYDNIRMKKELEYAQAMQLSMLPERFAVINGLEISAISIPATEVGGDYYDYFKLSEDKIGIFICDVSGHGVASALLLSGIRSCMHLILEETNDPKIIFTKLNRVIRKTQSRKMFVTAIFAVIDMKENKCTLYNAGHLPPYKISGDSNEIYKLKKHGITLGATDNIYADESKEVVIDFKKSDKLILYTDGVNEAQNEKRDEYGIDKIEEFLNSNSDKKTTQIIDELVADVNKFTQNKIQSDDLTIIAIERIN; encoded by the coding sequence TTGGACTCTATATTTGATATAGATAAATATCTTACTTTACCCAAAGAGAAGTCTTATCAGTATTCTTTAGATTCTTCCAACATGAAGCTTCTAAAAGGAATGATGGTAGGCGTTATAATCTTTTTTGCTATCTCTTTTACTGTTTCTTTAGCTGAAAATGGGTTTAGCTGGGGGGCTATGATTTTGCTTGCAGACCTCATAATCCTTGTAAGCAGTCTTATTATTTATAAAAAGATATTTAACACCGGAAATATACGAAAATACGTTTACTATTTTTTTATTCTTCACGTCATAATACTCATAGGAATTGGACTGGTTAACGGTAATATTACAAACTCGAAGAAGAACACCAATAAAAATAAGAAAAAAACCGAGCAAGTTGCCAAGGATACCGTCGTTAAAATCCATTCTGATAGCACCGGTTCAACAAATATAAAAATAGGAACATCTGACGACAATAGTTCCGATATCTCACCGTTTATATTTTTCTTTTCAATAGCACTATTAGTATTCAGATTAAACCGCAACGATATTTTACGTTTGAATTTTATTTTCTTTATTCCCCCAATACTGGTTGATATTTTTATTTTAAAAAATGATGCCTTATCCAATTTTCTTCCGAGCACTATAACCGCTGCTATGTTCATGGGGCTTGCTCTGTTTATTGAACACAGGAGAAAAAGAAAGTTCTTCAAAGAGTACGATCTGATGTATAAGAAGAATTACGATAACATCAGAATGAAAAAAGAGCTTGAGTATGCCCAGGCTATGCAGCTCTCAATGCTGCCGGAAAGATTTGCAGTAATTAACGGATTAGAAATTTCGGCGATATCAATTCCCGCGACAGAAGTCGGAGGAGATTATTATGATTACTTTAAATTATCCGAGGATAAAATAGGAATATTTATTTGCGATGTATCAGGTCACGGAGTTGCAAGCGCACTACTGCTTTCAGGGATTAGAAGCTGTATGCATTTGATATTGGAAGAAACTAACGACCCAAAAATAATTTTCACAAAACTGAACAGGGTTATACGAAAGACGCAGAGCAGGAAAATGTTCGTTACGGCAATTTTTGCAGTGATAGATATGAAAGAAAATAAATGCACTCTATATAATGCAGGTCATCTGCCGCCTTATAAAATTTCAGGAGACTCAAACGAGATTTACAAACTGAAAAAGCATGGTATTACTCTCGGAGCAACTGATAACATCTATGCTGACGAATCAAAAGAAGTGGTTATTGATTTCAAAAAGAGTGACAAACTGATTTTATACACTGACGGAGTTAATGAAGCACAGAATGAAAAGAGAGATGAGTACGGCATAGATAAAATTGAAGAGTTTTTAAATTCTAATTCCGATAAAAAGACAACTCAGATTATAGATGAGCTTGTTGCTGATGTAAATAAATTTACTCAAAATAAAATTCAATCAGACGATTTAACTATAATTGCAATTGAAAGGATAAATTAA
- the cyaY gene encoding iron donor protein CyaY, translating into MTDQEYTTLVTDEMKRIYDYISETYGEDLDLELGDGILKITLVDDSKLIVSRQAPVKQLWLAARHGGFHFNYKDNQWLDSKSGEEILTMMSRFIDTSFEE; encoded by the coding sequence ATGACAGACCAGGAATACACAACACTCGTTACAGATGAAATGAAAAGGATTTATGACTATATAAGTGAAACTTACGGAGAGGATTTAGATTTGGAATTAGGCGACGGCATTTTAAAAATTACATTGGTTGATGACAGCAAATTAATTGTAAGCCGTCAGGCTCCCGTAAAACAATTATGGCTTGCAGCAAGACACGGAGGATTTCATTTCAATTATAAAGATAACCAATGGCTTGATTCAAAATCAGGCGAGGAAATTTTAACAATGATGTCAAGATTTATTGACACATCATTTGAAGAGTAA
- the purE gene encoding 5-(carboxyamino)imidazole ribonucleotide mutase produces MKKSKAVVGIIMGSDSDLPVMKQAAEILDEFKIPYEILITSAHRTPDLMASYSRNAYKRGIKVIIAGAGGAAHLPGMSAAYSPIPVIGVPIETKALKGLDSLLSIAQMPYGVPVATVAINNAKNAALLAVQILGSSDKKILAKVIAFKNKIKSESKNKNKKLQK; encoded by the coding sequence ATGAAGAAAAGCAAAGCTGTAGTAGGAATTATTATGGGTTCAGACTCTGATCTTCCCGTAATGAAACAGGCCGCGGAAATTTTAGATGAATTCAAAATTCCCTATGAAATTTTAATCACTTCGGCTCACCGCACACCTGACTTAATGGCAAGTTATTCCCGGAATGCATACAAAAGAGGAATAAAAGTAATAATTGCGGGAGCAGGAGGAGCAGCGCATTTACCCGGTATGTCAGCAGCATATTCCCCTATCCCTGTTATAGGTGTTCCAATAGAAACAAAAGCATTAAAGGGATTGGACTCGCTTCTTTCCATAGCTCAAATGCCATATGGAGTTCCCGTTGCAACGGTTGCAATAAATAATGCTAAGAATGCGGCTTTACTTGCAGTGCAAATTCTTGGATCCTCTGATAAAAAAATTCTTGCTAAAGTTATAGCGTTCAAAAATAAAATTAAATCAGAATCAAAGAACAAAAACAAGAAACTACAGAAATGA
- a CDS encoding chromophore lyase CpcT/CpeT, giving the protein MKKITFLLILLFAVSINSFAKPKPKSELLKLASYMEGSFSSQKQSEKDTNYFDIRLHMKRIWKDRTDGIWLYVEQAVASAQQKPYRQRVYHVTQIGKNKFESAVYTLENPLRFAGDYKKDNALSGLTLDSLKSRDGCSVFLTKNTKGYYKGATKGKDCPSDLRGAKYATSEVKLYRNKIVSWDRGWGEKDEQIWGATNGGYIFNKLKE; this is encoded by the coding sequence ATGAAAAAAATTACCTTTCTCTTAATACTTTTATTTGCTGTGTCCATTAACTCTTTTGCGAAACCGAAACCAAAGAGTGAATTATTAAAGCTTGCCTCTTATATGGAAGGTTCGTTCTCCAGTCAGAAACAATCCGAAAAAGATACAAACTATTTTGATATAAGACTTCATATGAAAAGAATCTGGAAAGACAGAACAGACGGCATATGGCTTTACGTTGAGCAAGCAGTTGCATCTGCACAGCAAAAACCTTACAGACAGAGAGTTTACCATGTAACACAAATCGGAAAAAACAAATTTGAGAGCGCAGTTTACACACTGGAAAATCCATTGAGATTTGCAGGCGATTATAAAAAAGATAACGCTTTATCGGGATTAACACTTGACTCATTAAAATCAAGAGACGGCTGCTCAGTGTTTCTCACAAAAAATACTAAAGGTTATTATAAAGGTGCTACAAAAGGAAAGGATTGCCCGAGTGATTTACGCGGTGCTAAGTATGCAACATCAGAAGTAAAACTTTATAGAAACAAAATTGTAAGCTGGGATAGAGGATGGGGAGAAAAAGATGAACAAATCTGGGGAGCAACAAATGGCGGCTACATTTTTAATAAACTGAAAGAGTAA